The DNA sequence ATCTCATATTTCAACCTACGTTGTTCATCATTCATAATTGAATATATAGCATTAACAATTCACAAGCTATTTGATATATCTGATATCCCTATTTTCCCACTTTACTTGCTTATAACAATTATCTACTCTTTAGGAAGTAATGGAACTGGGGGAAAATCAAGACCAAGTAAAAATTTGTGGgagataaagcaaaaaaaattttgcaaaagaagattttttcaataaattaattaaatatttaataaaactacGGGACAAAAAGTCATTAAACCTCAAACCATTTCTTTACCAAAGTCAAATTCTctcatattttaaagaaatacgCCCCATCAAAGATGTATTGGCGCCCCAAATAGTATGAGACTTTAATTTGTTCCTTAGCTGGTAAACTTAAACTTGAGATAATACCAACTATGTCTCCCATATATAATATATCCTTATGATCCCCCGCTAAAAAAATTCTTGAATTAATGTCTTATTATCTTTATTGTTGAACTTAATTAACTAGAAAACTTGTTTTAGTTATAAATTGAAGTCCATTGATATTTGATCAGAGTAATAACACGTGAAGGAGCTGGAAACAGAATCACAATGCTCAAAGAGTCAAAGCCCATACATATGCCATGCTCATTCCGTCATTCGATGTTCTATTGTTAGTCCAACATGTCAGGTTTCTTTAGGTCCCCgatttcttttccttgttttcCAAATTTAGATTTGTtggtatttagtaaaaattcaAAGACTTTTGTGTATTTACTTTGAGACACTATCATTATGTGCCACGTGTCAAATCCatgtgattttttattgattaattatataCTGTACATAATTCAGAATGATGGCTTTTTGTCCTTGCCACAATAGAAAATTGTATGATTCTAAATTCTCTACATAGGAGGAGGATTACATTTGCATTGGATACCCCTGTCGGTTCCAATTAACAAAGAGAAATAAATTGGTATTGAGGCCTGCTACGAAATTATAGAACTATTTATACCCTTCATTATCAACTCTCCTCTAGTACCTTTTATGTATACAAGTAGTACTATtactaaatttatttgatttgcaAGATTCGATATGAGTTATCATATTCATTGAATCGTTTATGTCACCAAATTTTGGTGAATATTTTGAGTctttcaaaagttttagaagaaACAAATCTAATGCATGTTCACAAGATGAAgagtaataaaatagttttatctttaaatcgTAAACtatatcttattattttgtGACAAGTTTGTGCAGACTGCAAGCATGTTTCAAGTTTTATTTGTAAATTTCATTTGACAGTCTTGATTGAAGTCATTCTAGCATATCAAAATTAACTTCTGAGTTAGATTATCCAAATCAACAACTTGTATTGGTCAAATGAAATTATACAAGTGAGATAAATGTTTACCAGAAAAATACAAGGGAAAGGAATcaaactttcaagtttcaaccacACACACCCTGATTTTAGAAGAGAGTATTGCACACCAAGCTATAAGCTACATACATAAAATCTCGGTCTTGTTTGTTGCATTTTGGATGTTTCTTTTCAGAAGCTTGTCTTTCTTTGCTAGCTGGTTGATCAGGGCAGGGCCATACTATTTCTAGAAGTGGCTATTTTTTTCCCCTTGTTCTTTGTATTCCAAAAGATAAACTTGTAAAGTAAAAATTTTAGATTTCCTAACAAATACATTTTCAGATTTTGAACATTAAACCATACAAGCAGTTAATAATGTTCAAAGAgcaattaatcaatcaattatatattaaaggGCAGATTAAATTTAAGAGGATATAAACGACATATAAATGTTTTATAGTAGTTAACTATGCTTCAATAATATGGTATTGACTATTATACATGGTTAATTACATGTATAAATACTATTGATTTTGACTCATACATATTTAATAATGTCATAACTAATAAAGTTATTGACTATCGCACGTAGTTAACTATATGTAAATACAGTTAACTTTATCTCACAAGTTGTTAAGAATAAACATTGTTGTATCAATCATCCATATGCGATTAATAGTATCACGTGGAATACATAATTTTCGAATGTACAAATAACCAGtactaaaaatattgttaaaattaaatttactaaGAAAAAGGTGTGGttaggagaaaaaaatagtgaaaaaagTAAGTCCCTAGGAAAATAATAGGAGTATATATGGGGTGGGCTGATGGTCGGGTTTCAAATTTAACAATTACTTAATGCACCTCATTTTTGCTCGATTCATCCCATAATTTGTAAAGTTCCTATCTTACCCTTCTTCTTCCAAGCTTTGTCTCTCCCTCGCCCCCTTCTCCGACTGCTACGACGTCGGCTTCCACGGCCAGATTCCTCTCTCCCTCGTTCGACGCGTGCACCTATATTCAGTCCTTCGACGTCTCCAGCAACCTCTTCTGTGGCGCATTGTCGATGGACGTTCTCACGCAAATGACCATCCTCAAGGAACTCGAGGTGGCCTTCAACGGCTTCCTCGGCTCTCTCCACTTTGGAGTCGCTGGATCTAAGCTTCAACAACTTCATCGGCTCAAATCCCTGCAACGTTGTGTACTGGTGATGCTGGGAATAATATGAAGGCTTGGAAGGTTCGAGAAGCTTCAAGAGGAAGGGTTGGTGGAGGGAGGGGGATGAAGTTCGGGAAGATTGTTGAATTCGGGGTGTTTGCGAGGAAGAAGGTTCGGTTCGGGTAGGGGAATGTGCACTGCGCTAGAGAGAAATGGAATGGGAGGTTGTGCTGCGATAGGCGTGGAGGTGTTTATGGCTTGCAGTGGTTCCAACGTGAGTGCTGGTGGTCGCCGCGGCTGATGGAAGTGGtgggagagagaaagaagataaTATTATGGGATGCACCAAACAAATACTTTCTCTCCATTCCCGAATTCGCCGtcaaccctctctctctctacatatatataaattctttcacgattcaattcaattcaattgagGTGTTAACATTAATAATATTGCAGAGCTTGTTGAGGATGCTGGATGGGTTGAACTTCAAGGAATTTGTTGCCTTCTTGTCCGCCTTCAGTCCCCTGCCACTCTCCACCACAAAATTGAGTCTAAGCAAGtaataatatcaatatcaatttcaaaattatcaaatgcttcttttttctttttttttatctctacatTCATTAAAACACAGCCAAATCGAATCATCAtttcactcttttttcttttttttttctagtcatTTTCAAGGTCTATGATTCCGATTGCAATGGAAAAGTAACCTTCCATGACATGCTGAGGGCTTTAAGGGATTTGAGTGGACCCTTCATGTCTGATCAACAGAGAGAGGTCATATCATATAATTATTACTACTACTTTCTTTTGCTCCTGCTATTTTATTTTGCTTCTCTTCTCTCCATATATTACAATTTCatgcttgttttgtttgctttgaCTAAAAGATAGCTTTACAAattgttttccttttgttttgaatttaatttctatgcaaTGTGAGTATAAAAAGTATCAGTGGACTTTGAAGGTAGTTTGTGATTCAATGAcaagtatatatatactatttattcttttattttaaagtgtTAAAGATTGTAtagaaaatgaaagcaaaacaacatgatatttttgtaattatttgtacTAATGTGACATTTCTCAAATCTAAGAGGCAGGCCTTTCACTGTCACTTTCCTAGTTATATACCAAACACAATTGCTTGTGTTCACTTATTATTCTTCCCCACGTCATAATCAGGGGAAACACTTGACCTGCTACTGCTCACCTTTATTCCTTTGAAACCAAGTTTTGGAATTGGATGTTTCAACCGATTAGCAGTGCCAATAACAAGACTCGATGTTAATAAGAGTATGGTCCACGTAAGCTGGAAAATTAAGCAAAAGACAATATGTAACCTCAAGAGATGAGATAAACCTTTCTTTGAAAGCTTGATCACCATTACAATGTTCTCCACTTCTAGCTCTAATTGCACTTTTCATCCTTTTGAAATGTAAGGAGGAGAGTGTTTCCAAGCTTCTAAGTTTTATGCTTGTATATATTACCAGGATAAATAcatctttataatttcttttatgaaaatataaatgcaCAGAATTGTATCCATGTATGCTTTGTAACTGAAAATATGTGAATGATGCTGATGAGAAGTGAGAACGGTAATTTTATTGGAGGATATCGTTTAGTTAATATTGTTATTTCACATTTCAGTTGCCAAAGATAATGAAGGATGATGTGATCTGCTTATAACAGCATCTGATGTTTTCTGTTTCCTTTGTACATACAGGAAGTTCTGACACAGGTCCTTGAGGAAGCTGGCTATGCAAAGGATTGTTCATTAGTCTTGTCTGACTTCATGAAGGTACTGAAATTAGCATGACTTGCTTCACTAGAAATCttacatttaatttatataatcgTTTTAATACGCAATTAACAACTAAGGGATAGTGCATTGAGTCTTTtactatttttgttgtttctccTTCATATCTATTATGATCTTACCATTACTTCAAAGATATGGAAAACCTTTACCAGAATATGATTTTAATGCTAGTTAGGGCTTGAACAGAGATTTTAGGAAGGAAATTAAGTAACAATGCAACGATGAATTGATAATGTCAAATGGGAGCCCTATTTTGTTGATTTATCCTGTTAATTAGTAGGCAGAGTTGTCTATATGACTGCATATATATTAGCTTGCAGTGGCAGGGTCTCCTTCTTACCTTTAACTGCAAATGCGTTGAACCAACAGTAATATCTTCATTTGGATCATGGGTCATAATTAGCACAAAACTCATGCTTGTCTTTGTCAATGGATATTGCATTTTCACACATGACTGTCTGAGGGTCATACAACAGAATTCTAGCTCATGATTGTTTGAGGGTCATACATCTTCATACCCATGCTGGTTTTACACCATGCATACTGAACACTACTAGCTGTTAGCTTGATATATGTTAGTGTGCCATCTTTCATATAAACAATGCTTGACCATCCCCTTTTGCTGACAGATTCTTGGCAATTCGGGTTTGAAGATGGAAGTAGAGGTTCCGGTGGATTAGAGTGAGGATAATACAATTCCCTTtttgagttttctttttttcttttttcgaggAGAACTTTCCCTTTCAGTTCGATAACGGAGATTCTTGGTTCTGGTATTTAATTCTTCCTCTTAATgggtaaaatattatttgttcaaTGTTTAATTGCTGAAACAAAGTTATGGatgatatgatttttaacaAATGCTTTCAAAATTTGAGTTTCTCTATGAAGTTTTTTAATGTTtggtaatttttatttgttatgaacTAGATTTGGGAGATTTTATTTCCTGTGGCCGACTTAGGTTTTTGAAGTAAAACTGtgtctttatttatttagtggTCAAATTATAACTTTATTTCCTATAATTTAAATGCGTGATTTTCGtcccttatttttaaattaagatatttaattttcatatttttaaaaagaataattttgatcattttttcaTAGAAGTTCAACTCATCATCTTTtaattaaagacaaaataataaattattatgacatttttatttactaaattttataaatactattattaacttttttaataaaagtttataaattaaaataaaatatttaattatatttaatatttaattttatatgtattttttattataaattttattttaatataaattaataaattattatatataaaagtttgtccttattttattataattttaaaatcaattacatatcctaatatatattttatttcaaaaaaatattttatgtaatttatacaaaatttaaaaataatatttaaaaaatctaaaaaattaaaaatttattactttttataattaaaataattgttttattttatatataaaaataagtttacataattttttttataaattacatacaataatttatataaataatttacatacataattttatttatttatataattggtattaaaaaaattatttaccaaataaatttttatagttaaaacaagaatattaaaacaatttacatataattagaataaaaaaaatatacatattaaaataaattaatttatgtaatttgtataatatacatattagtattatttgat is a window from the Glycine max cultivar Williams 82 chromosome 2, Glycine_max_v4.0, whole genome shotgun sequence genome containing:
- the LOC100791923 gene encoding uncharacterized protein, producing the protein MCTALERNGMGGCAAIGVEVFMACSGSNVSAELVEDAGWVELQGICCLLVRLQSPATLHHKIESKQVYDSDCNGKVTFHDMLRALRDLSGPFMSDQQREEVLTQVLEEAGYAKDCSLVLSDFMKILGNSGLKMEVEVPVD